A stretch of DNA from Pleurocapsa minor HA4230-MV1:
CTTTTCCTTTGCTGAGAGGGAATGCCTCAATTTTGCCTCAAATGCGCACTTTAACTTTCTGGGCAAGTTGCTTATCTTTTCTAGCGATTGTCTCGGGAAACTGGGTTTATATGCGCTATCGAGCGCCTTTAAATGGGCCTAGAGGATGGATAGTGGAAAATACTCCTTTGGTTCATTACTTGTTTATGGAATATCACGAATTTACTGTACTGTTTACCTTGCCTTTGGGTATTGCCTGTACCTGGAGCTTATGGAAGTATGGAGATTCAATTCTGGAAAAGCAAAATCGTTCCGTACTAACTGCTACTTGCTTTGCCTTGATGGCAATGATGTTTTTTGCGATTGGCGGATTAGTTACGGGTTTAAATGTCGCCAGAATCCACTCTTTGTAAATATCTCTCAAATATCTTTCAAATATGTCTCAAATATCTCTCAGTAGAGATTCGGTAAATAATTAGTTGTCTACTCAAAAATGTCCAGCTTATGACTAAATCAAGATCATCTTATTCCGCACCGTCTCCCTGGTATGTTCGACTGGGCAATTATCTAAAAAGATTTCCTCAAGGTTTAGCTCAAGGTGCTAAAAAACCTCCTATATCATCTGGTGCTGCGGGTGCAGCCTTAATTAGCGCTGCTTTCGCTAGCTTCGTCATGATGGTTAATCAGCATTTTGCAGCTGCCTTTAAAAGTTACGAAGACCTGATTTGGAACTTAGGTGCATGGATTCCTGGCAGTCGTAATGCCGATCCACTGTACGGAGAAATTGGTAGTTATAGTGGCAAAGAAACTATTTTACTAATTACTTGGTTATTTAGTTGGTTATTCCTAACCCTACTTTGGCGTAATCGCGAAATCAAAGGAAATACTATTTTCTTTTGTCTGTTTTTTTTCTTGGTTGCCGCAACCGTGATGAATTGGCATCCTTTGTTTCCTTATATGCCTTTAATGCCTAAATAAGGCAACGTCAATCAAATCACATCACTTTTGTTGGTAATAAACATCATGAATACAGATAAAATTCAGCACTCATCATCCCACCAGTTCGATCATCTTTTAAACAGTAACCCAAAATCAACATCGACCAATTTACATAAGTATGTTTGGGGGTTAGTGGGAGTTGTCGGTTTATTTTTTGCTAGTTTTCCGATCGCTTATGCACGAGTGTCTCAGAGTGAAAATTTTGACCAACAGCCTGTCCACTCAATTGACTGGGATGAAAGTCAAAAAGCTAACCTAGTCTATCCAGAACCAAAGCCAAAATAGTCTAATTATCTAAATTCAGCGAAATTAAATTAAGCGCGATCGCCATAACATAATCTTACTAGTAGTCTAGTAATTAAAGCTTGTTAAGGCGATCGCTTTGCTACATAAAGCATCATCTCCTATCAGAGTATTCAATCAGTTGACAAGATACCAAACTCTTGAAGTGCAGGAATAAAGTTTTTATTTTCGTGGCTAGGACGACTCAACTTGATTAGAGCAAAGCGTTGAGCTGGATTTAAATTAGACCATTGCTCTAAAGACAACGATAGGTGATGCTCTTGTGCTTTAGTTTGAACACTATCAGGAATATTTGTCTCATTTAACCAGAGTGGATTGGATTCTATTGCCAGTTCTTTAGCTGCTTGACCAGTTTTAGCAATAATTAAATTTTGTAGCCATTTACGGTACGTCTGACATTGATTAGGGGTGGTACAGGGTAAATTGACTAAAGTTTCGCGTTCAGCCTGACTAAATTGATTCCAGTGGGCTAGTTTGAGCTTGACACCACAGTTATCTAGCTTCATCCTGACTAACATCGGAATACATTGTAGAGTGCCAACAAAATCTGCTTCAAACTGAAAATAATTGGCAGATTTTGCTTCTTGTGGTTGAGGTTGAATATTTCCCATCAGTTTTTACCTTGCCAAAATCAAAACTTCAGCATACTTAAGTATTTATTAGAGTGATTAATTCCAATCATATTCAATTTTGTCGTTCCAAAGCAGAGTTAATCTGATTTGCCGCTGTAACTTATAACACTACGTAGAAACATTAGGACTTTTCCTATTTCCTATTTCCTACTTCCTACTTCCTACTTCCTACTTACGAGCAGATTACTATTAATGTCCTAATCTGCGGCGGCTTTTGAGTGTGAATCTTCATACTCAAAACGCGCCGCTAATTTTGTACGTCCATAACTTGCCAAAATTCAAATACTCGATAGAATCGGCAGTATCTTTGATCAATGTTGAATCAACTATTATTGAATAGTTGCGTACCTTGATTACGGTGAACCATATCAACTATTAATGTTCACCTATTTATCTAGTTATAAAGTGATTAAATCTCGTCTTCAACCCAGCAAATCAAATATTGTCAAGTCTAAATTTACATCCTTAAAACAACGGGGATGGTTTTTGGTCAGTTCTTGGCGATCGCTTGACTGGTTATTGCTGTTATCAGTCATCACCGTAACTGTATTCGGTGGATTTGCAATTTATAGTACCGAGTTGGCTGGAAAACATAACTACAGTTACCAACATTGGCTATTTAGCGCAGTGGGATTAATTATTACTTTGGTTATTGCTCGTTGGCATTATCTAATATTATTGCGTTGGCACTGGTTGATTTATGCTCTAACTAACATTTCTCTAATTGCCGTAATCTTTACAGGAGTATCGGCAAACGGGGCGCAAAGTTGGATTAACATTGCAGGTTTTAATGTTCAGCCTTCTGAGTTTGCCAAAATTGCGATGGTAATTACTTTAGCAGCTTTATTACATAATCAGGACGGTACGAATTTAAAAACTATCCTGCGAACTTTAGCCATTACTGCTGTTCCTTGGGGCTTAGTCTTTATCCAGCCTGATTTAGGTACTTCTCTTGTTTTTGGGGCGATCGTCATCACGATGCTGTATTGGGCAAATGCTAAAATAGGCTGGCTGATTTTGCTGGTTTCTCCACTGTTTTCAGCTATCCTTTATAATCTTTATCTTCCAGGCTGGATCCTTTGGGTTTTACTAGTGATGGCGATCGCCTGGTTAACTTTACCCAATAGAATTATTTCTACCCTTAGTGCTTTAATAATTAATTTAGGTGCGGTGGAGTTAGCTATTGTGTTCTGGAATGCCTTAAAAGACTATCAAAAAGCGCGATTAACTCTGTTTCTCGATCCCGAACAAGATCCTTTAGGTGGAGGATATCACTTGATTCAATCACGAATTGCGATCGGTGCGGGTGGATTCTGGGGCAAAGGATGGCATCAGGGGACTCAGACTAAGCTTGATTTTATTCCCGAACAGCATACTGATTTTATTTTTTCTGCCGTTGGCGAGCAATTCGGCTTTATTGGCTGTATCCTGCTCGTGTCATTTTTTTGGCTAATCTGCGTTCGTTTGCTTTGGATTGCAGCTACGGCAAAGGATGATTTTGGTTCTTTACTGGCGATCGGCACTCTAGCTATAATTGCCTTTCAAATTGTGATTAACGTTAGTATGACGATTGGATTAACACCGATTACTGGCATCCCTCTCCCTTGGATGAGCTACGGCAGATCTTTTCTGTTAACAACCTTTATCAGTATCGGTTTGGTTGAGTCTGTCGCTAACCATCGAGAAAAGGTGCGTGGCGATCGCTAGATTTGCTCTGAAAATAATCAGGATGAAGTAAAAACCAAGAGCTGGAAAACTCATCAATTACTTTCATCCTGACTCGCTCTTTACTTAACTACCCATAAGATTCGATCTTTTCTTCACCATTTGGCATACTTGGCACAAATTTCTTCAAGCCCAAATATTGCTGTAAAACGTGCCAGACATATAGTGGATTCAAAATAGCATAACGCTGCCACAACCTTTTCGGCTCTTGGATTAAACGAAACAGCCATTCTAAACCCACATCCTGCATCCATTTTGGTGCTTGAGGTAAAGTTCCTGCATGAAAATCAAAAGCTGCGCCAACTGCCAAAATTGGCATATTGAGTAAGTTACGATATTCATAAGCCCAAGTTTCCTGTCGAGGACAGCCTAAGCCGAGAAAAACGGCACTAGCACCAGAAGCCTTAATTCTCTCAACTAACTCTAAACGTTCATCAGGGGAAAGTCTTCTAAATTTAGATTCTTCCATGCCTGCAATCTTAAATCCAGGATAGAGCCGCTTTAAATTACGCGCAAACTTGGCTAAAGTTTCTTTTTTGCTACCGTATAAATAAATGCTTAATCCTTCTCTAGCAAGAGACTCTGCTACTTTTAGAGTCAAGTTCGGCCCATAAACGCGATCGGGTAATTGCTTTTTGTAAATCCCTGACAATGCCCAGCGCACAGGCTGTCCATCAGGAACTACCAGATCGAGACCATTCAATCGCCTAGCATGGGTGCTATCTAAAAAACCAGTCATTACCCCGTGTACCGCCAAGGCGCTAACTGCAAATGCTTGCTTATTTTTGGCAGCATCTGTAATTGTTGATACTGCCGACTCATAATCAACTGCGTTAACGTTAATTCCTAAGATTGAATATTTTCCTAAATTAATCATTGTTTAATTCCATCTTTCTATACCACTTTCATAAATTTCTGACAAAATTTGTTTGATGTCATACTTAAGTGACCAATCTGGATAGTGAGATTTAAACTTGGCTAAATCACTAACGTACCAGATATGATCCCCACTGCGATTAGTATCTGTATATGAATAATCTAATTTTTTACCAGAAAGTTCCTCAGCAATGGCGATCGCTTCAAGCATTGAGCAGTTGCTTTCTTTGCCACCACCAATGTTATAAACTTCGGCTACGCGAGGATTTTTATAAAACTCATAAAAGGCAGAGATTAAATCTGAACAGTGGATATTATCGCGAACCTGTTTTCCCTTGTAGCCATAAATGGTATATGGCTTAGCGATCGCCGTACACTTAACTAGGTATGCTAAAAATCCGTGTAATTCTGTTCCTGAATGATTTGGCCCAGTTAAACATCCTCCTCTAAACGAAGCAGTACGAATCCCAAAGTAGCGCCCATACTCTTGTACAAGTACGTCAGCAGCAACTTTAGAAGCTCCAAATAAAGAATGTTTGCATTGATCGATACTCATGCTTTCTGGTATTCCCTGAGCATATTCATGAGCTGGATCGATTTCCCAGCGTCGATCTAATTCTTTCAAAGGCAAGGAGTTAGGTAAATCTCCATAAACCTTGTTGGTAGAAGTAAAGATGAAAACCGCATCAGGACAATATTCACGAGTAGCCTGGAGTAGATTTAAGGTACCATTAGCATTAACTGTAAAGTCCGAAAAAGGATCTTTAGCAGCCCAATCATGAGATGGTTGAGCTGCTGTATGAATAATCAGCGATATGTCATTACCAAAGTGTTGAAATATTTCTTCGATCGCATCATAATCGCGGATATCAACTTCACGATGCTGATAGTTATCAATCTCTTTTTCTAATCTTTGACGATTCCACTTAGTTGAAGCTTCTTCGCCAAAGAAAAACTTACGCATATCATTATCTATACCGACAACATCCATTCCCAAGCTACTGAAGAATCTGACGGCTTCCGAACCGATCAAACCAGCCGAACCAGTAATAATTGCTACACCCATATTCAACTTTAATTTTTAACTGCTTATTTATCTCACTGACCCAACTGTTATCTAAAACTCGGAGTTAAAATTCAATAAGTTTCAGGTGAGTTATGAGTATTTACTATTAAGTATATTTACTATTAAGTCTATGCCATAATAGCTTGAATTTATCAATATGTCGATAACTAATCAGTAAAAATGCTGAGAAAAAGACTGCAATAATTAAATATTACGAGATATAGCTTATTTTGTTTAGTAAGCCAATTTAAATTATCAATTTGAATAACCAAGGGTTTTAAATAAACAACAAAATAGTAGTCTACTTAAAGATAATTTAGATTAGGATTACGAAGTACAAAAGTATTTGAACCCCTGACGATTTTTGAGCTTAATTTAGTGCAATTTATCGACAAATATAGCCATACGTAAAAACGTTAGGACATTTTTGAAAAACTACTCCTACTACCTACTACCTACTACCTACTACCTACTACCTTCGAGCCGATCACCTTAATTGTCCTAATCTAACTTTGTACGGCTATAAGTCAAATCCATTCATAGTTCAAGCTACTCGATCTACTAAATTAGTATTTAGTTATCTGAAATTTGCATGATGGGTTGAAAGCAAGAATTTCCCTAATTCCTCAAATCCCTGTTGTCGAAACTGTTTAACTATTCAAACAACTCGATCTTAAACACGGTGAATGGTTCTATATTCTTGATATTCACTACCCAGACTACCCGTAATCATACCAGCCCCTAAAAATGAGGTTTGAATGCCTTTGACGAAGACAGCCTTGCGACCAAAAGATATAGCTGCCGTTAATATGCCCTGAACTAAGCGAAAACTGCCTTTAGCAAATCGCTGAATTCTCGTGCCTAGAGAGCGATTTTGAACTAATTCACAAAAGGCGAATCCATTTCCACGACGATAAGCTCTTTGCCACAGCCATTTATAATTAGTCCGACTGGTCGGGAGCCATTCTGTCACCAGAGCCTTCTCTGCCCAAATAGCCTTGTATCCCTTCTGGTAAACCTGCATGAATAGATGTGTATCATCCGCACCATTAGAACGAAACTGCTCATCAAAACGAATATGCTGAAATAATTCTGCCTTAGCGAAAAGGTTGCTAGTATAGGCGTATTCATAGTTATGATGCAAATTTTGCCCATTAGACAAATTGTCAGCTCCAAAAAAGCTCTCGAGCCAATTGGCGGGTTGCTCGACAAAATGAGGTGTTACGGGGCCTGTTAGAATATCCGCAGAGAATTCCTGTTGAGCTGTCATCAATTCATCTAGCCAGTTTTCAGCAGGTACTTCATCGTCATCCATAATCGCAATAAAATCTACATCATTCTTCGCTATATCTACTGAATGATTGCGAGCGAAAGGAATGCCTCTTTGCTTTTCAATCTCGTATACTAGGTGGATTTTGTGATGAGCCACAAATTCATCGCAAACACTTCGGGCAGAACCTTCAGCATCATTATCCACAATCACAAGCTTGATATCTGGTGCTAGATTTTTAGTGAATTTTTGTTTTGCTACACCATTTAGTAATCTCTTGAGTCCGTCAGGTCGGAAACAGGTAATTACACAAATAGCAATTTTAGTAGGCTGGGGGTTGTTTAAGGTTTCGATTTCGTTCTCTACGACTCTCATGTTCATTTTGCTTAGTAAGGCGTAAATACAGTAATGCCACTTATGAATACTTACGCAGATTGCAGATCGATTAATCAACAATCAACTGGCAGCAGTAAAGCATTACTTTCATTTTTAAGTTTTTTTATATGTCTGCTAAAGTTTTTAGCCTAGCTTATTATGTCTTGTATCCAAAAATTTTCGTTTTCTGCTAATCTTGAATACCCAAGTTTTTTAACCTAAGCATATTTTAATTAGACCATTTTAGGGTTCATATTTAGGTAAAGATTCTAACCTAATATTCACCTAAATAATACTAACTTTACAATATATTATTATCACCACTAAAATAGACAAAAATAGTTATTATCCTCCCTTCAACTTGATGGTTGACTAGCTTAATCCAGCTTAAATCAACAAGTAATTAATGAGCTTATCTGGCAATCTCCTTTACTTTTTGTGGTGCTGCTGCTCAATGAACTTTGAAAGTCGAGTAATTTCTTGCTGTACTGACATATTCCATTTTTGACGATAGGCAGCTAGGTCTAATTCTTGGACTGATAAAGAGCGAATAGCTTGGGCGATCGCTTGAGGGTTATTATCAACCAATACCGCCCATTCTCCAAATAGTTTTTCCGTTAGAGAAGTTCGGCTAATCACTAATTGAGTATCAGAAGATAGAGCTTCACAAGCACCACTCGGCTGGGTAGCATCACTGGTAGTTAGGACTAAAGCAGCCAGGCTGGAACACAAAACTTGGTGATAATCTTCAGTTGCCAAAAAACCCGTTAAACTGACGTTGTTTAACTGCTGTAGACTGCTTGCGGTTGCTGCATTAAGTTTATTAGCATCAGCGGTAATGACAAAATTATATTCAGTCAGTTTTTTCATACTGTCGATTAGCAACTCTACAGGCTCATCCCAGGGATCGAAAGAGGCAATCACCAAAATTTGCTTTTCTAGCCGTTTTGGCGGACAAGAAGGCGCGATCGCCTTAATGGGATCGGAAATTGTAAACAGCTTTGTTGCAGGATACATTCCCTTAACTAGCTCAAACATCTCGGTGTTATGCACAATTATGCCGAGAGAGTTGCTTAAAATAGTCTGGGAAATAGGTAACTTTTGCCACATTTTTACTTGAAATAGTGGGTTATGTGCATCAATAAGGTAGGGAGTTTTGGTTATTAATGCGGGTAGAGCGCTAAAAGTTGGCGGACATTGGGCGATCGCAAAATCAGGTCTTTTCAGCAGAATGTCTTTGATATTGACTGCTAATTTGAATAGGTAGTCTAAAGGTCTAAGATATTTACTGGGAAAAAGATGAGGCAAAAATTTTAGTTCACAATTTAAAAGAGAAGCCAAAACTTCTGGTCTTCTCTGATATTTTTTCCAAACAATAAATAAGCCACTCAGTTTTGTTGGAGGTGTTGTCTCTGACATTAATTAAATGGATTCACTGTGATAATTTTTAATGGTTTTAGTTGATTGCCAAGTCACGCTGAACATCATAATATGATGCTGTGAATATTGTGAGAATTAGTTTACGCTGATTTTCTAGAATATAGATAGACAGCACTCCACAATACAATCATCAACAAACATTCAGAGACAAGAGTTGCCCAAATAGCACCACGCCAACTATACAGGGGAATCAGCCAATAATTAAGTAAGCCATTAACAACTGCTACTAACACTTGCGATCCACTTCTAACTTCTTGTAAATCAGCTCCTGTTAATGTATCAGCTGCAAATATATGCATCGTCCGAAAGAATATACTGGGAGATAACAATATTAGAGCAGTCGCCGAATCTTTGTATTCTGAACCCAAAATTAATGGTACTAGAGGAGCGAAAACTGCCAGTCCCACAATAGCGATTAGCGAATAACCTACAGACATAGGTAGTAATTTTTTGCATAGCTCGAAACTACTTTTGATTCCCGAAGCTCCCTGTTGAAAAAAGTTTCTAAACGAAGCCATCGCTAATGACATAATTGGCGTAAACGAGACATTTAAAATGTGGTAAGCCGCTCCATAAATTCCCGCAGATTCTAAAGTTGATAGCTTAGCCAACATCGATTTGTCGATGTCGTTATAGATAGTTTGAGCGGAAATACCGATCGCGAAAGAAAAACCTAATTTTAGATCCTCCTTTACTTTTGCTAAAACAAACTTAGGATAATCTACCTGCTTCACTAGTAAATAAGTAGACATCACC
This window harbors:
- a CDS encoding glycosyltransferase, which gives rise to MNMRVVENEIETLNNPQPTKIAICVITCFRPDGLKRLLNGVAKQKFTKNLAPDIKLVIVDNDAEGSARSVCDEFVAHHKIHLVYEIEKQRGIPFARNHSVDIAKNDVDFIAIMDDDEVPAENWLDELMTAQQEFSADILTGPVTPHFVEQPANWLESFFGADNLSNGQNLHHNYEYAYTSNLFAKAELFQHIRFDEQFRSNGADDTHLFMQVYQKGYKAIWAEKALVTEWLPTSRTNYKWLWQRAYRRGNGFAFCELVQNRSLGTRIQRFAKGSFRLVQGILTAAISFGRKAVFVKGIQTSFLGAGMITGSLGSEYQEYRTIHRV
- the rodA gene encoding rod shape-determining protein RodA, encoding MFTYLSSYKVIKSRLQPSKSNIVKSKFTSLKQRGWFLVSSWRSLDWLLLLSVITVTVFGGFAIYSTELAGKHNYSYQHWLFSAVGLIITLVIARWHYLILLRWHWLIYALTNISLIAVIFTGVSANGAQSWINIAGFNVQPSEFAKIAMVITLAALLHNQDGTNLKTILRTLAITAVPWGLVFIQPDLGTSLVFGAIVITMLYWANAKIGWLILLVSPLFSAILYNLYLPGWILWVLLVMAIAWLTLPNRIISTLSALIINLGAVELAIVFWNALKDYQKARLTLFLDPEQDPLGGGYHLIQSRIAIGAGGFWGKGWHQGTQTKLDFIPEQHTDFIFSAVGEQFGFIGCILLVSFFWLICVRLLWIAATAKDDFGSLLAIGTLAIIAFQIVINVSMTIGLTPITGIPLPWMSYGRSFLLTTFISIGLVESVANHREKVRGDR
- a CDS encoding glycosyltransferase, whose amino-acid sequence is MSETTPPTKLSGLFIVWKKYQRRPEVLASLLNCELKFLPHLFPSKYLRPLDYLFKLAVNIKDILLKRPDFAIAQCPPTFSALPALITKTPYLIDAHNPLFQVKMWQKLPISQTILSNSLGIIVHNTEMFELVKGMYPATKLFTISDPIKAIAPSCPPKRLEKQILVIASFDPWDEPVELLIDSMKKLTEYNFVITADANKLNAATASSLQQLNNVSLTGFLATEDYHQVLCSSLAALVLTTSDATQPSGACEALSSDTQLVISRTSLTEKLFGEWAVLVDNNPQAIAQAIRSLSVQELDLAAYRQKWNMSVQQEITRLSKFIEQQHHKK
- a CDS encoding cytochrome d ubiquinol oxidase subunit II, which produces MNTDKIQHSSSHQFDHLLNSNPKSTSTNLHKYVWGLVGVVGLFFASFPIAYARVSQSENFDQQPVHSIDWDESQKANLVYPEPKPK
- a CDS encoding WecB/TagA/CpsF family glycosyltransferase, with the translated sequence MINLGKYSILGINVNAVDYESAVSTITDAAKNKQAFAVSALAVHGVMTGFLDSTHARRLNGLDLVVPDGQPVRWALSGIYKKQLPDRVYGPNLTLKVAESLAREGLSIYLYGSKKETLAKFARNLKRLYPGFKIAGMEESKFRRLSPDERLELVERIKASGASAVFLGLGCPRQETWAYEYRNLLNMPILAVGAAFDFHAGTLPQAPKWMQDVGLEWLFRLIQEPKRLWQRYAILNPLYVWHVLQQYLGLKKFVPSMPNGEEKIESYG
- a CDS encoding NAD-dependent epimerase/dehydratase family protein, with product MGVAIITGSAGLIGSEAVRFFSSLGMDVVGIDNDMRKFFFGEEASTKWNRQRLEKEIDNYQHREVDIRDYDAIEEIFQHFGNDISLIIHTAAQPSHDWAAKDPFSDFTVNANGTLNLLQATREYCPDAVFIFTSTNKVYGDLPNSLPLKELDRRWEIDPAHEYAQGIPESMSIDQCKHSLFGASKVAADVLVQEYGRYFGIRTASFRGGCLTGPNHSGTELHGFLAYLVKCTAIAKPYTIYGYKGKQVRDNIHCSDLISAFYEFYKNPRVAEVYNIGGGKESNCSMLEAIAIAEELSGKKLDYSYTDTNRSGDHIWYVSDLAKFKSHYPDWSLKYDIKQILSEIYESGIERWN
- a CDS encoding nitrate reductase associated protein, translating into MGNIQPQPQEAKSANYFQFEADFVGTLQCIPMLVRMKLDNCGVKLKLAHWNQFSQAERETLVNLPCTTPNQCQTYRKWLQNLIIAKTGQAAKELAIESNPLWLNETNIPDSVQTKAQEHHLSLSLEQWSNLNPAQRFALIKLSRPSHENKNFIPALQEFGILSTD
- a CDS encoding oligosaccharide flippase family protein; this translates as MPKKKVIAKIKQLTQSERFKDSLAIFLSFILQLLVQGIYFIILARTFAPGKYGAYVGIVAIVSILIPFASWGSEQIIIQNVSRQRSLFRESWGTGILKTLIFGSLFTSLILIVYSFFPIPGISIQVVFVVALANLIFLRLNDLVRDSFVGIGMLDYTAKIMFLVSVNRFFGVLVLITLYDNPSILTWTIIYCIATFLAAVMSTYLLVKQVDYPKFVLAKVKEDLKLGFSFAIGISAQTIYNDIDKSMLAKLSTLESAGIYGAAYHILNVSFTPIMSLAMASFRNFFQQGASGIKSSFELCKKLLPMSVGYSLIAIVGLAVFAPLVPLILGSEYKDSATALILLSPSIFFRTMHIFAADTLTGADLQEVRSGSQVLVAVVNGLLNYWLIPLYSWRGAIWATLVSECLLMIVLWSAVYLYSRKSA